Proteins from one Drosophila gunungcola strain Sukarami chromosome 3R, Dgunungcola_SK_2, whole genome shotgun sequence genomic window:
- the LOC128266112 gene encoding methanethiol oxidase — MSNKTCCRGPGYATPLDAMRNGPREKLLYTVTVQPNLDEPHGDYLSTVDVDPESPTYCQIVHRTFTNRKGDELHHSGWNACSSCYYVDENSKSVPKRDRLVLPALNSDFVYILDVVTDPRKPEIIKTIDGDVLKSHNVTGPHTTHCLANGNIMISIMGDAEGYAKGDFILFDSEFNCIGTWTKGEKKALCGYDFWYQPYFDVMVSSEWGAPNKWRRGWKNGDLDDMTQYGCRLNFYKWSTQTLYQTIDLGADGITPLEIRFLHDPKRPEGFVGCALNAKVFYFKKKADSDEFEAKKVIDIPGKLVDTGNGKAEDMGGMISDIIISLDDRFLYVNCWRHGDVRQYDITDPENPKLTGQLFLGGAICSDLPNVIVKEDKELKERPPARYVKGRRLEGGPQMMQLSLDGKRLYVSSSLYSPWDKQFYPKMVSQGGHIVLIDVDTVNGGISLNENFLVDFGKEPYGPSLPHEMRYPGGDCTSDIWLANDA, encoded by the exons ATGtcaaacaaaa CCTGTTGCCGCGGTCCCGGTTACGCAACCCCTCTGGATGCCATGAGAAATGGTCCCCGGGAGAAGCTCCTCTACACGGTCACCGTTCAGCCCAACTTGGACGAGCCCCACGGCGATTACCTGTCCACGGTCGATGTGGATCCCGAGAGCCCCACTTACTGCCag ATTGTGCATCGTACATTTACAAACCGGAAAGGCGATGAGCTGCATCACTCTGGCTGGAACGCTTGCTCCAGTTGCTATTATGTGGACGAGAATTCTAAGAGCGTGCCAAAAAGGGACAGACTAGTTCTGCCGGCCCTGAACTCCGACTTTGTGTATATACTCGATGTGGTGACGGATCCCCGAAAGCCAGAGATAATCAAGACAATCGATGGTGATGTGTTGAAGAGTCACAATGTGACGGGCCCACATACAACCCACTGTTTGGCCAATGGCAATATCATGATATCCATAATGGGCGATGCCGAAGGATATGCCAAAGGAGACTTTATCCTCTTCGATTCGGAATTCAATTGCATCGGCACTTGGACGAAGGGCGAAAAGAAGGCCTTGTGTGGCTACGATTTCTGGTATCAGCCGTATTTCGATGTGATGGTCTCGTCCGAATGGGGAGCACCCAATAAATGGAGACG tggCTGGAAGAATGGTGACCTCGATGATATGACTCAATATGGCTGTCGGCTGAACTTCTACAAATGGTCCACGCAGACTCTATACCAAACTATTGATCTGGGAGCGGATGGCATAACGCCCTTGGAAATTCGTTTTCTACATGATCCTAAACGCCCCGAAGGATTCGTTGGCTGTGCCCTAAATGCGAAGGTGTTCTACTTCAAAAAGAAGGCCGACTCCGATGAGTTCGAGGCCAAGAAAGTGATAGACATTCCGGGTAAACTGGTTGATACCGGCAATGGAAAGGCGGAGGACATGGGCGGCATGATCTCGGACATTATTATATCGTTGGATGACCGATTCCTCTATGTCAACTGCTGGCGACATGGGGATGTAAGGCAATATGACATTACCGATCCCGAGAATCCGAAGCTAACAGGCCAGCTTTTCCTGGGAGGTGCCATTTGCAGTGATTTGCCCAATGTGATTGTTAAGGAGGATAAGGAACTTAAG GAAAGACCCCCAGCTCGTTATGTTAAGGGACGTCGATTGGAAGGCGGACCTCAAATGATGCAGCTATCACTGGATGGCAAGCGTTTGTATGTCTCGTCATCCTTATATTCTCCCTGGGATAAGCAG TTTTATCCAAAAATGGTCTCGCAAGGCGGCCATATTGTCCTTATCGATGTGGATACTGTGAATGGTGGCATATCCctaaatgaaaactttttggTGGACTTCGGAAAAGAGCCATATGGTCCCAGTCTTCCTCATGAAATGCGTTATCCTGGTGGTGATTGCACTTCCGACATTTGGCTGGCCAATGATGCTTAA
- the LOC128261976 gene encoding DNA damage-binding protein 1, with translation MSHHYVVTAQKPTAVVACLTGNFTSPTDLNLIIARNNQVEIDLVTPEGLRPLKEININGTIAVMRHFRPPDSNKDLLFILTRRYNVMILEARMVNDVITVVTKANGNVSDSVGIPSEGGVIAAIDPKARVIGMCLYQGLFTIIPMDKDASELKATNLRMDELNVYDVEFLHGCLNPTVIVIHKDNDGRHVKSHEINLREKEFMKIAWKQDNVETEATMLIPVPSPIGGVIVIGRESIVYHDGSNYHAVAPLTFRQSTINCYARVSSNGLRYLLGNMDGQLYMLFLGTSETSKGVTVKDIKVEQLGEISIPECITYLDNGFLYIGARHGDSQLVRLNSEAIDGSYVVPVENFTNLAPILDIAVVDLDRQGQGQIITCSGSFKDGSLRIIRIGIGIQEHACIDLPGIKGMWSLKVGVDDSPYENTLVLAFVGHTRILTLSGEEVEETEIPGFASDLQTFLCSNVDFEQLIQVTSDSVRLVNCATKALVDEWRPKGDRAIGVVSCNTTQIVVASACDIFYIVIEDGGLKEKCRRTLAYEVACLDITPLDETQNKSDLVAVGLWTDISAVILSLPELETIYTEKLSGEIIPRSILMTTFEGIHYLLCALGDGSMYYFIMDQKTGQLTDKKKVTLGTQPTTLRTFRSLSTTNVFACSDRPTVIYSSNHKLVFSNVNLKEVNHMCSLNAQAYPDSLALANKNAVILGTIDEIQKLHIRTVPLGEGPRRIAYQEASQTFAVSTLRIDVHGRGGAKPLRNSASTQAQNITCSSNILPKPGGGNSTAANAEVGQEIDVHNLLVIDQNTFEVLHAHQFVSPETISSLMSAKLGDDPNTYYVVATSLVIPEEPEPKVGRIIIFHYHDNKLTQVAETKVDGTCYALVEFNGKVLAGIGSFVRLYEWTNEKELRMECNIQNMIAALYLKAKGDFILVGDLMRSITLLQHKQMEGIFVEIARDCEPKWMRAVEILDDDTFLGSETNGNLFVCQKDSAATTDEERQLLPELARFHLGDTVNVFRHGSLVMQNVGERTTPINGCVLYGTCNGAIGIVTQIPQDFYDFLHGLEERLKKIIKSVGKIEHTYYRNFQINTKVEPSEGFIDGDLIESFLDLSRDKMRDAVQGLELTLNGERKGADVEDVIKIVEDLTRMH, from the exons ATGTCGCATCACTACGTGGTGACGGCGCAAAAGCCGACGGCGGTTGTTGCCTGTTTGACGG GCAACTTCACCTCGCCCACGGACCTCAATCTGATCATTGCCCGCAACAACCAGGTGGAAATCGATCTGGTCACGCCGGAGGGACTGCGTCCGCTGAAGGAGATCAACATCAATGGCACCATTGCCGTGATGCGGCACTTCCGGCCGCCTGACAGCAACAAGGACCTGCTCTTCATCCTTACGCGTCGCTACAACGTCATGATCCTGGAGGCGCGCATGGTCAACGACGTCATCACGGTGGTCACCAAGGCCAACGGCAATGTGTCGGACTCGGTGGGGATTCCCTCGGAGGGGGGCGTCATCGCCGCCATCGATCCCAAGGCAAGGGTCATCGGGATGTGCCTCTATCAGGGTCTGTTCACCATCATACCGATGGACAAGGATGCCAGCGAGCTGAAGGCCACCAATTTGCG CATGGATGAGCTGAATGTGTACGATGTGGAGTTCCTGCACGGCTGCCTCAATCCCACCGTCATAGTCATCCACAAGGACAATGATGGCAGGCACGTGAAGTCGCACGAGATTAACCTCCGGGAGAAGGAGTTCATGAAAATCGCCTGGAAGCAGGACAACGTGGAGACGGAGGCCACCATGCTGATCCCCGTGCCATCGCCCATCGGTGGAGTGATCGTGATCGGGCGGGAATCGATTGTCTATCACGACGGGAGCAACTATCATGCGGTGGCGCCGCTCACCTTCCGCCAGAGCACCATCAACTGCTATGCCCGTGTGAGTAGCAATGGTTTGCGCTACCTGCTGGGCAATATGGATGGCCAGCTGTACATGCTGTTCCTGGGCACCTCGGAAACGAGCAAGGGCGTGACTGTCAAGGACATCAAGGTGGAGCAGCTGGGCGAGATCTCTATACCGGAGTGCATTACTTACCTGGACAACGGGTTCCTCTATATCGGAGCGCGTCACGGGGACTCGCAGTTGGTGCGCCTCAATTCGGAGGCCATCGATGGCTCCTATGTCGTGCCTGTGGAAAACTTCACCAATTTGGCTCCGATTCTGGACATTGCTGTGGTGGATCTGGATCGTCAGGGACAGGGCCAGATCATCACGTGCTCGGGCAGCTTCAAGGATGGATCTCTGCGCATTATTCGCATAGGAATTGGAATCCAGGAGCATGCCTGCATCGATCTCCCGGGCATCAAAGGCATGTGGTCTTTGAAAGTGGGAGTCGACGACAGTCCGTACGAGAATACTCTGGTGCTGGCTTTTGTGGGACACACTCGGATTCTCACCCTCTCCGGCGAAGAGGTGGAAGAGACCGAGATTCCCGGATTCGCCAGCGATCTGCAGACCTTCCTATGCTCGAATGTGGATTTTGAACAG TTGATTCAAGTTACTTCGGATAGTGTTCGCTTGGTAAACTGTGCCACCAAGGCCCTGGTGGACGAGTGGCGTCCAAAGGGCGATCGTGCCATCGGCGTTGTGTCCTGCAACACTACTCAGATCGTAGTGGCCTCTGCTTGCGACATATTTTACATTGTTATCGAAGATGGAGGCCTAAAGGAGAAGTGCCGCAGGACATTGGCTTATGAGGTGGCCTGCTTGGACATCACTCCCTTGGATGAGACGCAAAACAAGTCGGATTTGGTGGCTGTGGGCCTATGGACGGATATATCTGCTGTAATTCTGTCTCTGCCCGAACTCGAGACCATCTACACCGAGAAACTAAGCGGAG AAATCATTCCCCGCTCCATTCTGATGACCACCTTTGAGGGCATCCATTATCTGCTGTGTGCCTTGGGTGATGGCTCTATGTATTACTTTATTATGGACCAGAAAACTGGCCAGCTGACGGATAAGAAAAAGGTCACCCTTGGCACGCAACCGACCACGCTGCGCACCTTCCGGTCCCTATCCACCACGAATGTCTTTGCCTGCTCCGATCGTCCGACGGTTATTTACTCGTCGAACCATAAGTTGGTGTTCTCTAATGTGAATCTGAAGGAGGTGAACCACATGTGCTCGCTGAATGCGCAGGCCTATCCGGATAGTTTGGCGCTGGCTAACAAGAACGCTGTTATTCTGGGCACCATCGATGAGATCCAGAAGCTGCATATTCGAACAGTGCCGCTGGGCGAGGGACCACGTCGAATTGCCTACCAGGAAGCATCGCAGACATTTGCCGTGTCCACCCTTCGTATTGATGTCCATGGCAGAGGTGGTGCAAAGCCACTGCGCAACAGTGCCTCCACACAGGCGCAGAACATAACTTGTAGTTCGAATATCCTGCCCAAGCCGGGTGGCGGAAATTCCACGGCTGCCAATGCAGAAGTGGGTCAGGAGATCGATGTGCACAACTTGCTGGTCATCGATCAAAACACGTTCGAGGTTCTGCATGCCCACCAATTCGTGTCCCCCGAAACTATATCCTCGCTGATGTCCGCCAAGCTGGGCGATGATCCCAACACGTATTACGTGGTGGCCACATCGCTGGTGATACCAGAGGAACCGGAGCCGAAGGTGGGCAGAATAATCATCTTCCACTACCACGACAACAAGCTCACCCAAGTGGCTGAGACGAAGGTGGATGGCACTTGCTATGCCCTGGTTGAATTCAATGGCAAAGTTCTGGCTGGAATCGGCAGCTTTGTGCGTCTGTACGAGTGGACCAACGAGAAGGAGCTGCGCATGGAGTGCAACATTCAAAACATGATTGCCGCCTTGTATCTGAAGGCCAAGGGTGACTTCATCTTGGTTGGGGATCTGATGCGATCCATCACGCTGCTGCAGCACAAGCAGATGGAGGGCATCTTTGTGGAGATCGCTCGCGATTGTGAACCCAAGTGGATGCGAGCCGTTGAGATTCTCGACGACGACACGTTCCTGGGTTCCGAGACAAATGGGAATCTGTTCGTGTGCCAAAAGGACAG tGCCGCCACCACCGACGAGGAGCGTCAATTGCTGCCGGAGCTGGCCCGCTTCCACTTGGGTGATACCGTGAACGTTTTCCGTCACGGATCTCTGGTGATGCAGAACGTGGGCGAGCGGACCACGCCAATCAATGGATGTGTGCTGTACGGAACGTGCAACGGCGCCATTGGCATTGTGACCCAGATTCCGCAGGACTTCTACGACTTCCTGCACGGCCTGGAGGAGCGGCTGAAGAAGATCATCAAGTCGGTGGGAAAAATCGAGCATACGTACTACCGCAATTTCCAAATCAACACCAAAGTGGAGCCCAGCGAGGGATTCATCGATGGGGATCTGATCGAGAGCTTTTTGGACTTGAGTCGAGACAAGATGCGCGATGCTGTTCAAGGCTTGGAG CTGACTCTCAATGGCGAACGGAAGGGTGCTGATGTGGAAGATGTCATCAAGATAGTCGAGGACCTCACGCGCATGCATTGA
- the LOC128266113 gene encoding uncharacterized protein LOC128266113 isoform X2 — MNWRRLSKNIIYSVVKNYAQSVSFAAFINAITFLLMCVGRRLNGRFVFIFIPYLPCWIASHLSWLMPPQVLHFFVTGITSAAIESVLRYFEVGLVRSRLVQTLIFMISSVVVMHYQQTRKYSGFWFIRPASLPEDHEKWTPSRLLMQGLRELRSYLGIGLALDLINPIMRRNIKLVRPKMTSFLAGYIGLFKLVQLLLLNSLELKQANAVASFISGATFALLPNRLTFMCFAVVTTGQVIWKQVCALKSEKDPVLAAVQRIPWSRLLIPCNLAYLVHIFFYHQHHLNEIARSFIDCTCDKNGQRLLDVMNLPTINEILETVNKSPKTSFWF; from the exons ATGAATTGGCGACGCCTTTctaaaaacataatatattcaGTGGTGAAAAACTATGCCCAATCCGTCAGTTTCGCCGCCTTCATCAATGCCATCACTTTTCTTCTAATGTGCGTGGGCAGGCGGCTTAATGGACGATTCGTCTTCATATTTATACCATATCTGCCTTGCTGGATTGCCTCGCACCTCAGTTGGTTGATGCCACCTCAGgttcttcatttttttgtgaCCGGAATAACATCCGCA GCCATTGAAAGCGTACTGAGGTATTTTGAAGTCGGGTTGGTGCGTTCCCGCTTGGTTCAGACTCTCATCTTCATGATCTCCTCTGTGGTGGTCATGCACTATCAACAGACAAGGAAGTACTCCGGTTTCTGGTTCATCCGACCGGCTTCTTTGCCCGAGGACCATGAGAAATGGACGCCCTCGAGGCTTTTGATGCAGGGTTTAAGGGAATTGAGATCTTACCTGGGCATTGGATTGGCGTTGGATCTAATAAATCCCATAATGAGGAGAAACATAAAACTCGTGCGGCCAAAAATGACAAGTTTCTTGGCGGGCTATATAGGATTGTTTAAG TTGGTGCAATTACTGTTGCTGAATAGTTTGGAATTAAAACAAGCCAATGCGGTGGCATCCTTTATAAGTGGCGCTACCTTTGCTCTACTACCAAATCGACTCACCTTCATGTGTTTCGCTGTTGTAACGACTGGCCAGGTGATTTGGAAACAGGTGTGCGCTCTTAAATCTGAGAAGGATCCGGTATTAGCTGCGGTGCAAAGGATTCCCTGGTCGAGGCTACTGATACCCTGCAATCTGGCTTACTTGGTCCACATTTTCTTTTACCACCAACATCACCTAAACGAGATTGCCCGCAGTTTCATAGACTGTACGTGTGATAAGAA TGGCCAGCGTTTATTGGATGTCATGAATCTGCCCACTATAAACGAAATTCTAGAAACAGTGAATAAATCACCAAAAACTTCGTTTTGGTTTTAA